A genomic window from Purpureocillium takamizusanense chromosome 2, complete sequence includes:
- a CDS encoding uncharacterized protein (COG:T~EggNog:ENOG503P1EH), producing the protein MNRIEELERRLREAEERAEKEQQRAEEAERERQKERDRAEKEQQRAEVAERERQQEQQRAEEAEIQTRPTTFDEYIAACHDHVFRQFRVESDRKLTSRGSITNPRNKLCPTSLEPWSNFLELQRSVFDILYGCVPLDNQVFESRNFLAGLGRRVAQRSIADEKTLEYFMHNSVEDPVRVIMDKLRQVNEVREAFDVGNGIVFENHPHAISDVADEVMFRDGASTPPQTPDHRQGLHRLRPDQICIYRSGNESSPEQRAMIFVSEYKAPHKLTAPHLRAGLRPMNIYKEVVNRKTVPTSVDPAGRFAYHAERLTASALTQTYHYMVQGGLKYGLLTTGEATVFLKVDWTKPETLHYHLAEPGPEVLAHPEHVQSSSAVGQYLAFSLMALGRPGERVEHGQDERDRAMGNLRRWAEDFETTLRSIPESERVASDSASSWAPTTYEGFDRSPITDRGRKRRRSRRGGEHQKIAPRRNQSESSDDGSGYQPPVSGS; encoded by the exons ATGAACAGGATTGAGGAGCTAGAGAGGCGGCTTCGTGAAGCGGAAGAACGTGCCgagaaggagcagcagcgtgccGAAGAAGCAGAACGGGAGCGCCAAAAGGAGAGAGATCGTGCCGAGAAGGAGCAACAACGCGCCGAAGTAGCAGAACGGGAGCGCCAACAGGAGCAACAACGCGCCGAAGAAGCAGAGATACAGACGCGACCGACCACATTCGACGAGTACATCGCTGCTTGCCACGACCATGTCTTTCGCCAGTTCAGAGTGGAAAGCGACCGGAAGCTCACGTCGAGAGGTTCGATCACTAACCCCCGAAACAAGCTATGCCCGACTAGCCTAGAACCATGGTCAAACTTCTTGGAACTGCAGAGGAGCGTCTTCGATATCCTTTACGGGTGTGTGCCCCTCGACAACCAGGTATTCGAGAGCCGAAACTTCCTGGCCGGTCTCGGAAGGCGGGTGGCCCAGCGATCGATAGCCGATGAGAAGACGCTTGAGTACTTCATGCATAACAGTGTCGAAGATCCTGTCAGAGTCATCATGGATAAACTTAGACAAGTTAACGAAGTACGCGAAGCATTCGATGTGGGAaacggcatcgtcttcgAGAACCACCCGCACGCCATCAGCGATGTTGCAGACGAGGTCATGTTCAGGGATGGcgcgtcaacgccgccgcaaaCACCGGACCATCGGCAAGGTCTTCATCGGCTGCGGCCCGACCAAATCTGCATATATCGATCGGGCAATGAATCATCGCCCGAGCAGCGGGCAATGATTTTTGTATCCGAATATAAGGCTCCCCACAAGCTCACGGCTCCGCACCTTCGCGCTGGACTACGGCCGATGAACATCTACAAGGAGGTCGTCAATCGGAAGACAGTCCCGACGTCCGTGgacccggccggccggtttGCATATCACGCAGAGAGACTGACGGCCTCTGCCCTCACTCAGACATATCATTACATGGTCCAGGGCGGTCTCAAATACGGGCTGCTAACAACCGGTGAGGCAACTGTCTTCCTGAAGGTCGACTGGACGAAGCCTGAGACGTTGCATTACCACCTTGCAGAGCCTGGGCCAGAGGTGCTGGCTCACCCAGAGCATGTGCAGTCCAGCTCTGCCGTTGGACAATATCTTGCGTTTAGCTTGATGGCATTAGGTAGGCCAGGTGAACGTGTCGAACACGGTCAGGATGAGCGCGATCGAGCGATGGGGAATCTGCGCAGGTGGGCAGAGGATTTCGAAACGACACTGCGGTCGATTCCTGAGAGCGAACGCGTGGCATCGGACAGTGCGTCCAGCTGGGCACCTACGACATATGAGGGCTTTGACCGGTCGCCAATTACAGACCGAGGAAGGAAACGCCGTCGAAGCAGAAGAGGCGGTGAGCACCAGAAGATTGCGCCAAGACGAAATCAGTCGGAGTCATCGGACGACGGGTCTGGATATCAGCCTCCAG TCAGCGGATCCTAG
- a CDS encoding uncharacterized protein (COG:S~EggNog:ENOG503NUA9), whose translation MSDDAASDSSDLRSSNASRKTSAISHSSTETPVGSQDLGDVVEGGVSPTDDADSTFGKGPPSSSASLPSCITEYEWKYGRRYHSYQAGLYCFPNDDREQNRLDMLHHVFLLALDDRLFLAPIGLNPSHILDVGAGTGIWAMEVGDQYPSAEVRGYDLSPIQPQHVPPNVDFFVDDVEKEWFESAEYDFVHLRNLLGSIANWPQLVRQIYENLKPGGWVELQGILNQPYSEDGTLSSDSPVVQLMDGLRQAGRKRGRDMDPASSFKRWVESAGFVMVQERRFSLPVGGWPKDPKLREIGIFMAQGLREGIEGLTAVPFREILGWSKEEVHVLNATVLRMIRRRDRHLVFDYVVVTGMKPMTGS comes from the exons ATGAGCGACGATGCGGCGTCTGACTCATCGGATCTGAGGTCTTCCAATGCCAGCCGAAAGACGTCCGCGATATCCCATTCGAGTACCGAAACGCCAG TGGGTTCTCAAGATCTAGGAGATGTAGTTGAGGGCGGAGTAAGTCCAACTGACGATGCGGACTCGACCTTTGGGAAAGGaccgccctcctcctccgcttCACTTCCGTCCTGCATCACGGAGTACGAGTGGAAATATGGCCGTCGCTACCACAGCTATCAAGCTGGGCTATACTGCTTTCCGAACGACGATAGAGAACAGAACAGGCTCGACATGCTACATCATGTTTTCCTTCTGGCTCTGGATGATCGTCTCTTTCTTGCACCAATCGGCCTGAATCCGAGCCACATACTCGATGTGGGTGCTGGCACTGGAATATGGGCCATGGAAGTTGGAGATCAGTACCCGTCGGCGGAGGTCCGAGGCTATGATCTGAGCCCCATTCAGCCACAACACGTGCCCCCAAACGTCGATTTTTttgtcgatgatgtcgaAAAGGAGTGGTTCGAGTCCGCTGAGTACGACTTCGTACACTTGCGGAACTTGCTAGGGTCGATAGCAAACTGGCCACAACTCGTTCGTCAGATATACGAGAATCTCAAACCAGGAGGCTGGGTTGAACTTCAAGGGATCCTCAATCAACCATATTCAGAGGACGGAACTCTCTCGTCGGACAGTCCTGTTGTGCAGTTGATGGATGGTCTGAGGCAAGCTGGACGCAAGCGTGGACGAGACATGGACCCAGCATCGTCATTTAAGCGATGGGTAGAGTCAGCCGGATTCGTGATGGTTCAAGAAAGACGCTTTTCTCTGCCCGTTGGAGGCTGGCCAAAAGATCCGAAGCTCAGAGAGATTGGTATCTTTATGGCGCAAGGCCTTCGAGAGGGTATCGAAGGTCTAACGGCTGTTCCGTTCAGGGAGATCTTGGGCTGGTCCAAGGAGGAGGTGCATGTTCTGAATGCGACTGTGCTCCGGATGATTAGGCGCCGAGACCGCCACCTTGTGTTCGATTACGTCGTTGTCACTGGCATGAAACCAATGACTGGCTCTTGA
- a CDS encoding uncharacterized protein (EggNog:ENOG503PIND), giving the protein MTDIAKSSAAAQHAYGKDERPAGRLPTPEPTPGVEDGRIAADIARRAAEAAQHQSPSASAKPPTQSPQDAIKAVDEEIERIMKCPKDAHAEILSIDPDSSDADKLMAWRRLGCMTHPHYCQQKGAEDAFKKLQDAASKIGVDQPFIGEVYSWDGKADLQADDDSDGEETDDEPGMEEDDIPIPPTRVNDAYREATPFLYKLGENPEDQAVLKQLKEINDRIKGGNRSQNANTENESECVSDSQWLIPASFFGPHYKVVLEGYRILHDDPENQTARARISSEKKLIDALINTHHFPAEWTVTSADEYLKQRQAGVASTAAATAEIPKQEAVHVEYPWPTARAADGGLIVGVRRHGPWCTQVCIERVEQGGQVIRRLEPASEVGLLEGEKYKATDGHKVLSDGQSTWSNKDRSDFEELLWVTKSQTQRKNRAAGSKDPAADCCVRFRKRGINILTATSLGRVLGTASANAQIDNICKRDGILPPWQAGYVSSFEDPAKVEKDPVRRRALKNSQARQSSTSGRQPRRQRSHSDSSEGEPDPSDASEQRLQKRLEAMMIDVAETQKTINKTMATMAEMFERFMRANMASLEASSK; this is encoded by the exons ATGACTGACATTGCTAAGTCTTCGGCAGCCGCACAGCATGCCTACGGCAAGGATGAACGACCGGCCGGTCGCCTGCCAACCCCTGAGCCTACTCCGGGTGTTGAAGATGGCAGGATCGCAGCAGATATTGCCCGAAGGGCCGCGGAAGCTGCCCAGCACCAATCTCCATCCGCATCTGCAAAGCCGCCTACTCAGTCGCCCCAGGACGCTATCAAAGCCGTAGACGAAGAGATTGAGCGAATAATGAAGTGTCCAAAGGATGCACACGCCGAGATCTTGTCAATAGATCCCGACTCATCTGACGCTGACAAGCTGATGGCGTGGCGACGCTTGGGCTGTATGACGCATCCACACTATTGCCAGCAaaagggcgccgaggacgcgtTCAAGA AGCTGCAAGATGCCGCAAGCAAAATCGGTGTAGACCAGCCGTTCATCGGCGAGGTGTACTCATGGGACGGTAAAGCCGACTTGCAAGCGGATGATGACTCTGACGGAGAGGAGACGGACGATGAGCCCGGGATGGAGGAAGACGATATACCCATCCCACCTACACGTGTGAACGACGCCTATCGTGAAGCGACACCCTTTCTGTACAAGCTGGGGGAAAATCCCGAAGATCAAGCTGTGCTGAAGCAGCTGAAAGAGATCAACGACCGGATCAAAGGAGGAAACAGATCCCAAAACGCCAACACAGAGAACGAGAGCGAATGCGTCTCCGACAGTCAGTGGTTGATCCCGGCTTCATTCTTCGGACCTCACTACAAGGTAGTGCTGGAAGGGTATCGCATCCTGCACGACGATCCAGAGAACCAGACCGCAAGGGCCCGTATATCTTCAGAGAAGAAACTCATAGATGCGCTGATCAATACGCACCATTTCCCAGCGGAATGGACAGTCACGTCAGCAGACGAGTACTTGAAGCAGAGACAGGCCGGCGTTGCctcgacagccgccgcgacagccGAAATTCCCAAGCAAGAGGCTGTACACGTCGAGTACCCTTGGCCCACTGCGAGAGCGGCAGACGGAGGTCTGATCGTTGGCGTGCGACGGCATGGTCCATGGTGCACCCAGGTGTGCATCGAGAGGGTCGAGCAAGGCGGGCAAGTTATTCGCCGTCTTGAACCCGCGTCAGAGGTCGGGCTTCTCGAGGGGGAGAAGTATAAGGCCACAGATGGCCACAAAGTCTTGAGCGATGGCCAGTCGACATGGTCCAACAAGGACAGGAGTGAtttcgaggagctgctgtgGGTGACAAAGTCGCAAACGCAACGCAAGAATCGAGCGGCAGGGAGCAAGGATCCGGCCGCAGACTGTTGTGTCCGATTTCGCAAGAGGGGTATCAACATCTTGACCGCAACAAGCTTGGGAAGAGTCCTTGGAACGGCCAGTGCAAACGCTCAAATCGACAACATCTGCAAGAGAGATGGTATACTTCCGCCCTGGCAAGCCGGATACGTGAGCTCTTTCGAGGATCCTGCAAAGGTCGAAAAGGACCCCGTGCGCCGGAGGGCCCTCAAAAACTCTCAGGCAAGACAATCATCAACTTCGGGCAGACAGCCACGAAGGCAGCGCAGCCACAGTGACAGCTCGGAAGGCGAGCCGGACCCGTCGgatgcgagcgagcagcgACTGCAAAAGCGGCTGGAAGCCATGATGATTGATGTTGCCGAAACGCAAAAGACCATAAACAAGACAATGGCCACAATGGCAGAGATGTTCGAACGATTCATGCGGGCGAACATGGCTTCTCTCGAGGCATCCAGCAAATAA
- a CDS encoding uncharacterized protein (EggNog:ENOG503P36M) yields the protein MHLHGIMEDVIRLVITKKVGEALALLGVGDYSQESIKEHVLSLSDFVRDARLKAGKEASPACLSKEICRNRQAAIDAPLLGSYRILSNSAKRGQTDYKGLDGPARKKRSRGGRVKKPSAASLPPDGRTSKNDRDCTANENDQPSGTVECGTATAAANRSDQSKEPSESGVNTADDKDHNQASEAPQNDGDTTAANRNDQSSDRPETDIASTGANNNDQLSKASENDVATATAENNDQPSEAAKNDVETAAGKENDQCNEHNPGRDPRNAGPDRTDSNAVAQPQDEIQQIPVITANPATDQNKTSALDDATPPDESQQSVTITQATAAQARVAADSAPVSNTDYCASLEPPTETIQDLFASASAREAMETIVVSCATLNYTLGSHSWSSTTSARTDKTSDLRDYAEQILSWDFERALRALRNEKATLAIKDIQDRYMKSIYWRIITKYAASLDPSTLKTAKGRLDDFTMAEKEATKDFMKNARIGLSPANQRRCRRFWKSLSDMREAGVENILFYRTKEFDSFCDNNNRGDGSGLVQIVLSWEKVYGPHLEHLAERAKKEARGDRTGRLWLAQPHVAKRLHVPEAFWNDARNVWGCAEEEERFASIPRQTNATADQLGGLLDIPAAAGGNRNKSIFVSLLPRDENFLSVHPIITIQEGDFLGIFAGTIRYSNNFDPMYGICGPADKLWRM from the exons ATGCATCTGCATGGTATCATGGAAGACGTGATTCGACTCGTGATAACAAAGAAGGTTGGCGAAGCCCTGGCGCTTCTTGGTGTCGGTGACTACAGCCAGGAATCGATCAAAGAGCACGTCCTCTCCCTGTCAGATTTTG TCCGTGATGCCAGGCTCAAGGCTGGCAAAGAGGCCAGCCCGGCCTGTCTGTCGAAAGAAATTTGCCGCAATCGACAAGCGGCCATTGACGCACCTCTACTTGGATCCTACCGAATCCTCTCAAATTCTGCGAAACGCGGCCAAACTGACTATAAAGGACTTGAtgggccggcgaggaagaaaAGATcgagaggagggagggttAAGAAGCCTTCAGCGGCTTCCCTACCACCGGACGGGAGGACATCCAAGAATGACAGAGACTGCACTGCCAACGAGAACGACCAACCGAGCGGAACCGTCGAGTGTGGCACTGCTACCGCAGCTGCTAATAGGAGTGATCAATCCAAGGAGCCCTCCGAGTCAGGCGTAAATACCGCGGATGACAAAGATCACAATCAGGCCAGCGAAGCCCCTCAGAATGACGGAGATACCACAGCCGCCAACAGGAACGACCAATCTAGCGACCGCCCCGAGACTGACATAGCTTCCACCGGTGCTAATAATAATGATCAACTCAGCAAGGCCTCCGAGAACGATGTAGCTACTGCGACTGCCGAGAATAACGACCAACCCAGCGAAGCCGCTAAAAACGACGTAGAAACCGCAGCTGGGAAGGAAAACGATCAATGCAACGAGCACAATCCGGGACGAGACCCGCGCAATGCCGGTCCGGACAGAACGGACagcaacgccgtcgcccaacCTCAAGATGAGATACAGCAGATACCTGTCATAACAGCCAATCCTGCGACTGATCAGAACAAGACAAGCGCATTGGACGATGCCACGCCACCCGATGAGTCGCAACAGTCGGTAACCATCAcgcaggcgacggccgcgcaggCGAGAGTCGCCGCGGACAGCGCACCGGTTTCTAACACTGACTACTGTGCTTCGCTTGAACCTCCAACCGAGACTATACAAGACCTCTTcgcatcggcgtcggccagggaGGCAATGGAGACAATAGTCgtgagctgcgcgacgctCAACTACACGCTTGGCAGTCATAGTTGGTCTTCGACCACATCAGCCAGGACGGACAAGACAAGTGATTTGCGGGACTACGCCGAACAAATCCTTAGCTGGGACTTTGAAAGGGCGCTTCGGGCCCTACGGAACGAGAAGGCTACTCTTGCAATCAAGGACATCCAGGACCGGTACATGAAGTCCATATACTGGAGAATTATCACGAAGTATGCCGCGTCACTCGATCCCAGTACCCTGAAAACCGCCAAGGGACGTCTGGACGACTTTACGATGGCCGAAAAGGAGGCGACTAAAGATTTCATGAAGAATGCTCGCATTGGACTAAGCCCCGCAAAccagcgccgctgccgtcgcttTTGGAAGAGCCTATCCGATATGCGCGAAGCTGGAGTCGAAAATATACTCTTCTATCGTACAAAGGAATTCGACAGCTTTTGCGATAACAATAATAGAGGTGATGGGTCCGGTTTGGTGCAGATAGTGCTCTCGTGGGAGAAGGTGTACGGTCCGCATCTGGAGCATCTTGCGGAACGAGCGAAGAAGGAGGCCAGGGGAGACCGAACTGGACGATTGTGGTTGGCTCAACCGCACGTTGCCAAGAGACTGCACGTTCCAGAAGCATTTTGGAATGATGCCCGAAACGTGTGGGGCtgcgccgaggaagaggagcggTTCGCCTCCATCCCCAGACAAACGAACGCCACGGCTGACCaactcggcggcctcctcgacatccccgctgcagcaggcggaAACCGAAACAAGTCGATTTTTGTCAGCCTCCTCCCTCGGGACGAAAACTTTCTCTCTGTCCATCCTATCATCACCATTCAGGAAGGAGACTTTCTCGGTATCTTTGCTGGGACGATTCGATACTCGAACAATTTTGATCCCATGTACGGAATTTGCGGTCCCGCTGACAAGCTTTG GCGAATGTAG